Within the Falco rusticolus isolate bFalRus1 chromosome 17, bFalRus1.pri, whole genome shotgun sequence genome, the region ctttttttcccctccacaccTGTAGAAGctatttctttataaattaaGTCAGTCACTGACCACAGAGACTTCTTCCCCTTCAGGGAAGCAGCTccagaaaaggcaaagataCAAGCCGTGCTCAACCCAAGCAGCTACTGTTTCATCTTCACCCCACAGTGAGCAGTTGGTGCCCTCAGCCTCCACCCAGGCAGGCCTGGTCAGCACCCTTCTGACCCACGTACCAACATCCCTGTTAAAAAAGACGTTTAAGACCAGCCAAGAGCTCAGtgctaataaaaatacacaacCGTGGAGGAACGCAGGCAGCTATTTCCTTGTGCAGCCCGTGCTgctctccctctttctgctgGTGAAAGTCTGGCATACAATAGTTTCAGGACAGCATACATCCCCAAAGAAAATGCATAGGTCACCTCGCTCTGTGACAACAGACTTCCTTCACCCCTGTGCTCTggcagtaaaatgaaaagaaaatttaagcaGCGCTTTGTAATGAAATAAGTGAattcctttgtgtttctgcaTCAATAAAGCCAAACTTTGCGAGATTaagaaagaattagaaaagTCTAATATACTACTGATTCTGTCTTGACACAACAAATGACTGGtggaaaaagaagtctgaagaaATTTCTTTACTACCCTGACCCTGTTCTTGAGGGAATAGTGAGCTGTAGCCCCCTCACTCCACAGGGGGAAATCCCTTCTGCACCTCCCACACCCACCAACCTCCTGTTTGTTGTTCACGTGATACCACGCGTGCTTTCACCTCAGAGCTCTGAGCAATGTTTTCTGCCAAACCCACCCTCTGTCCCTCCTGATGCGGTGAGGTAACTACACTCCTGTGCTCTTTGGCATGCACGACTAAGCAGCAACACAAtgaggaaagctgaaagaagTAGAAACCCCAACAGGGACCATATCTAGATGTTACCGTGAAAGGCGAAGGCTGAAAGCACGCTGTCGCTACCACCCACGGCCGAAGTGACATGGGGTGCCTGCCCAACTTCTGAGCTTTTGTCTGTAGGCTGACCACTGCCCTGGTTCAGCGACAGAGGCAGCACCACACTGCCAGGACAGAGGAAAGTGGCTGCAAACAGGTAACTTCCTCCCTGTTGCCCAGTCAGGcctgccttcctttctccctctttcaaGTCATTTCACCATCGCAGCTGGTTTCCATTCTTGGAGTCTCCAGGAGGTTGACCCGTTTAGCAGCGCTATAATCAAACTAGCCGCCTTAGTGCTGGTGGTGGTCTCCActcctgagcagctgcagcctgcgCCTTCGCTGTCAAAGCTGGAAGAGGGGATTGTATTTCCTAATTTCCTGCAGAAGGCGAGCCTTGTCCATGTTGGCTTCTGCAAGGGCTATTTTCATGGTCTGAAGCTCCTTTTGCAACTCCAGCACTTCCTTTAACTGCaagaaacaaacagagaaaaaaaacaaaccaggagTTTCCAAAGGTAAGCAGCAGGGCAGACCTTACCGCACCAATCTGCtcaaagaggaaaaccaaagcaggAGCTGTGGAGGTGAATTACGCTATGTGACACAACCACACAAAGCTCACTGACAACGTGACCCAGTTTCAGTTGCAGAAATACTTGCCAACGGGTGTCTGCTGACTTCCGTACCCGTCATTAGAGCCAGCGATGGCTCTCTTACAACTACTTCCACCCAAGACTTCCTTTCGTGTTTCTAGGCATAGGAGCAAGACTCACAGTGGGCAAGGCTTTTTCCTGCAACACAGCTAGCTGATTCTGGCTGAAGACAACTATacaaagaaagcaggaaaaaaagaaaaaaaatgggcCCTGAGCTGCGTTCTTCTTTTACAAGGGGTCCTGATACACCTCTTTGTTAAAATTAAGATGATAGCGGGAGCAAGCAGATGCTTGGCATTCCTATTTCTTGTCTCTAGGAACAAAGTCCATTCTGTCCTCTAACACTGCCAGTGAGATCCCCCTCTAGCTTCATGGCACAGGACAGTTTTTCTCTTGGACTCTCATAAATACTTTTACCCAAGAATTTAGCCTCTGCACTTACTCCAGTTAAGTTCAATaacatcagaaaataaactgaagctAAGCTACTGTGCTGCTTATGTGCTCCAGTTCTGGTCAGGGTACTGTTTGAACGGGAAGAAGTGAAAGCCTCTGCActaaatggaaaagagaaagatgagaaaTGATGTGTCACCAACTAATGAACAGAATCCAAAGTCCCAGTCCAGTCCTGTATCCAGTCAGCCACATTGCTCCCTTCATATGTATCTTTCCATAGCAAGTGATCAATTTACCAAGCAGACCTGGCATCAAACAGGCAGTATAATTAGAGAACgcttcatatttaaaaataaaccagtcaTCTGAATTCCAGGTATACGGatcaaaatggaaagaaagttCAAACTGAACAGCAGAAACTTAAGCAACTGAGACTCCCTGGCTCTAAGACTTACTCTGACAAAATATCTCTCTCTTTGTGGGAACCTCCCAATTCTTGTTTTTCCAAGAAGGAACTGGACACAGTGGGAAGATAAGAGCCAATAAGAAAACTTTCCAGATTTCTGAAAGGGAACAAGAGGCTTTTTGTTGGGCAAGGTACCCTTACCTCTCTGAATGACTGTAAAAGAAGGTACAGGCTGCTTTTGTGTGCACTCCCTATCTGCAACACCCCACACCTACCAGTAACTGCAAACACATAAAGACAAAAGATTTAATTTTCCAGCCTACTGCCAGCTCTCTAAGTTGTCCAGACAGCAACAGGCAGTGGTGACTCACCTGCAGTCCACgtgttcctgctgctggggctgccaaGACACACTCGGCTGGGGCCTTCTGCTCCTGAAGAACTGACACAggtttttcctgtttcagtgaGCCTTCCCCTTGTGGAGCTGGAAAGtagcacagaaaacattcagGTGTGGACGTTTATACAACAGGGTTCTCAGGAcaaaaagaatctttttttcttttttattacttttttttttctttttttaaacaaggcaGGGGGGAATCtcattgccattttaaaatggagaaactaaagccagggaagcagcagtAATCTGTCCTGACTGTGTGAGCTCAAGGAAACATCAGGCATGAATTCAGGCTGCCAGTTCATCGTTTTAGGTATTAACCTGCTCTGCCTGAGGTATCAAATTTGccatccaaacaaaacaacaaaagcagcaagaatgaGAGAGGCAGGAATGCATGCATCTAGAGATTAACCCAGCCGAGCAGCCAAAGAACCTGGGTGCTTGCACTGAAGACAGACGATTATTTGCCCATTGTGGCAGCAGTGACTGCAGAGAACAGAAGCAGTGACCGCTCACACACCAGAGCCCATCCTTCCCAGCAGCAACCATcacatttcagtttcagtctcctgcagcaccaggcacagcagagcactccacctccagcacagcccGAGGGGTGCCAGGGGAGaataaaacaagttttccaGATGTTGCTGACCTGTTACATAGAACACCCCATCATCTTTGCGCTTCACAATGACGTGATCTACTGCCAAGGTGATAGGAACAGGGCCGGGGGATGTTGGGTATACCCGGGGGCTGtcatcctggaaaaaaacaaaagcgGAGAAGATTAACTGCTGTGACAGCTCTGGCAACTCTGCAAAGGATTCCCCTTGCCCCCAGCCTTCACAAGAGTAGCGTTACCGAttggcagcactgccagagcTCACCAAGGTCACCCACCATATGGAAAAGCCTGGCTTTATATACAAGGCTGCATGTGAGTCTTCATCTGTGTAGAAAGCCCTCCTGCAGATCAAACCCAAGTTCTGTCATATCCATAATAAAGGCTGAGGAGAGGCCTACGACCATCTCCCTGAAGGCTGCTTTCACAGTTGTTATCCTACAAATTCCTGATTCAAACCCCTAGACAATATTccttagtggaaaaaaaaggggcAATATCCCTGAGCCTGGAGTTTTTCATGCCGCTATGCAGCGATACTGGATCCTGCTTGTCAGAGAAGCCAAAGCGTTGCTTTCAAAAAGGTTTAATCAAGTCCTTCTGTCAGTGCCCCCCTCCTAAATACCAACCATCTcttatgtaatatttttcatctgtaattCTCTAAAAGTTTACAGAAAAGGTCAAATATTTCCCATTTCACATAAGCGCTTGGAGGAAAAGGTATTTAATTCTTTCCCTTGAGTCTGCAAAACAGGTCACCAACAAAGCTGAAGAGAGAATCCGAATGTCAGGCTCCCATTTCTCCACAATTCGATCACTCAATTTCATTGTGTTGCTCATTCATCCCTAAGGCAGtttttagaagcaaaataaaacagtatcaGGAAAACAGGACCCCTACAGGGGCCAATAACAATCCTACAGCATCCCTTCCCAAGCAGAATGAGCTCTGCCCAGGCTACCACACCAGGAGGAATCTCTGCTTCCCCATACACTCACCTTCAATGTGATTTTGGCATCCACAACTTCTAGCTCCATGGGGATCACCTCTGGAATTATTTCATCCTCAAGAAAGGGGCCAAGGTTGGTAAGGAAGGACATGAAGAGCTCTGCTGTGTAACTGTGGACCAGCATATGAAGGAAGCCATTCTGAACAGCCAGCGGTGAGTGCACAGCCGCACTAGGTCCTACTTCAACACGTAAGCACACCTCTGGCTGGGTCTTACTCGCTTCAGGGACCGAAGGCTTCTCTATACCTGGATCTCCTAGAGCTACAGCAGAAAGATCTCATTGCAGAAGATGGCATCAGTAAGAAGATACAAACTCAAAATGGCTATCTTGAAAAGCCTTTTACTTTCCAGATGCAGAATGGAGTTCACAATgacagaaatgtgtttaaaagatgtgtagatgtggcacttggggacatggtttagaggtggacttggcagtgctgggttaacagttggacttgatgatcttaaaggtcttctccagcctaaacgattctatgatcCTACGAATCCCAATTTCAAATGCCTAAGAGTCCACATCGCAGGAACTAACGCCAGGAACTGGACCATTTAAGCCCCCAGACGCATCCCTCCCTCTCACCGTCTCAGCACCCTTTAAAACTACCCTTCGTTTTGCATATAGACGGGTTGACCAAACTCACTCGTCACTCCACTCTCTCCAGAGCTGCTCAGTCTTTCCAGTGCCCTCAGCACCACCCGAGCCTGTGTTCCACTTTGCCCCCCCGTGGCCATAGGCATTGCTGCGAAAGGGAAGGACCAACAGTCCGAGCGCTGCTCAAGCTTTCACTTGGAAGTTTTGGgttgttgttgcttttggtttcattttttagaGAGTTGGATTGTTGGGAGGTTTTTTAGTTGGAGttttggtagggttttttttaattcgaATTTAGCTCTGGGGAAGTACCCTAGCCCAGAAGCATTATTCTCAGGGTCAGAAAAACTTCAGGGTTTCCCTAGATAGCTTTATTCactcttttaattaatttcctagCAGCAATTAAGAAAATCCCAGTCAACGATTACtaggcaccacacagcttggctGTGTAGGCACTTTGGAAACATCTTTCAAATACCAAATCTGAACCACTGACAGATTCTTGAGCATTCACATTCCCTCACACGCAAGTCATTTTTAGTCCTAAGTACACTAAATAAACGTTAACACTGAAGCACCAGTTAAAATATTCTCCGAGGGTGGCCAGTATAAAAATGAGTTATAAAAGTGCAGCTATAAAAGCAGCAGACTCCAAGAGGCAGCGTCTTACCCAGATAGCCCCGCAGATACTGCCACATTCCAACGTTGTTCAGTTGCTCTGGAACCACGTTCATTACTTGTAAAGCAAGAGATAAATCATCACCTCGTGCCTCTATTCCACAGTTCACCTCATTCATCTTCAACACGAGGACGGACACCTGAAACAGCAAGCGACAAGCTCAcgttattaaaataaacaccacCGCGCGGTTCGCTTCCAGATTCCCTCAGAGACAATATTAcagtgaaaaggaagaggacTGACCAGCTGAAGGCTGGGGTCTTCACTCTGTGAAGTCGAGCTGTTTATTTCAGGAGATGCTCCACCCTCGTCCTCTGCCATCAGACTTGTTCTACTGCCTGTGTGATTGTGGACCTGAGGAAGGTGCCCTGAGGGAAGAGGGTCCAGGCTGGGTTCTGAAATGGAAgtaaaaccaacaacaacaactcaagtctgtttcttttcctggttCTAAGAAATTAAGATCTCAGCATCTGCCTGAATCTCATGGCCTGTCAGCTCGTACCGTTCTCTAGGGAACTCTCTCCAGCTCCTCAGATGAATTGAAGCAACACAGAGCTGAAGTGAAAGACATCCACTGAAATGCTCAGTGTATCCCATTTCCAAACATCCTTTACTAAACCCTTCCTAAATGCTGTGTAGCATCCACCCACCTGCACACATTTACAGCCCTTGCTCTAGTACGGCCAAATGCCTTCAAACACCACTGTTATGTGCAGGGGTCACTCTCCCCCCCTCATTTATATCCcccatctcaaaaaaaaaaaaaaaaaaaaaaaaaaaaaaagacatctatAAAAGCAGAGCGTGCCATAGTGGGTGAACTACTCATGACCTTCAAAAAGAAGGAGTGACACAAGTGAATTCTGTACAAACACAGTGTGACTCAGTTGCCCATAGCAGAAAAGCTACATCAAATAAgagtgggagagaggagaaagccAAGCGCTCGTTACCAGAGTCTGTGAGCATCACAAAGCCATCGCTGCCATCGCTGTCCACAGAGAGCCCATCCTCAGGGCCGCTCCCGTCCACAGACGTAGTGTCGAAGGAATGCTGGGATGCTGTCCTCTTCATGGAGAAGAAACGCATTCGGCTGCTGCTACCCCCGCTTGGAGTCACTGCTCCCTCTTCTACTTTGGGCACAGAATCCctaccaaaaaacaaaaccagtgatAAAGGCACACAGCTTAGCCTCCAGATTGTACAGATATCGGGCTGGACTCTGAACACTTGCAAGTCAGACCTTGGTGTACTTAGACCAGCCCCATGAGATGGAGATCTATCTCTAATCTGAATGatatggaaagaaagggaacaGTCGACCTACGcttcctccctgcagcccagggaagcaCAGGAGGATGGTCCACTCACTTGGCTGGGGGGAGAGAGAGCATCTTCTGCATGGTGGAGGTCATCTTCTCCCGGCTCAGGCTCAGAGCATCTTTTGTTATAGACATGGCTTCTTTGGTGAGGTCCATAGTCACATGCAGCGCTTCCTTTGTGGCATCCTTTGTGATGTGCAGTGCACTAGACAACTCCACCTCTATGTTCTTCAAAGGGATGAGTTCTGCCTGGCCATTGAGAGCGATGTTTCCTCTCCCCACGGGCTGCGTGTCTGAGGTTGGGCTagaagggagagcaggagggCTCTGAGGGTGGCTGCTGGCCTCTGCTGGTCTTTCTGCAACCAGGGCTTCCACAGCTTCATGTGCTTCTTCTATCAAACCTTTCTCCTCTACACTCTTATCAGGTGGAGCTGTACTCAGAGCTCCACCACTTGCAGACCTTGGGAATCTCTCCAGTGGTACGCTGGTACCTGTATTTTCAATCCCGCTGTCCTCTGGGACCTCTGAGGCACTGCACGCTCCCTTCTCTAAACCGGTCTCTGATTGCAGCTCCTTCTCTtcagctgccagcccctccttgCTGTCTGAAGGTGAGAGCTCAGAATCAATCAGGCTTGTTGTGTCCGAGTTGAGGGATCTGGGTTCCAAGACAGACCCTGGTGCAGGGTTCATGAGCAGGGCCACTTCGGCACTATGGAACGTAACTCCTACACACGCGGACATGGGATCTAAAGGAGACCCAGTCACTTCCTGGGTATCTTGGGCCAACTGCTCCTGTAGCGTTTGCAGAACTTCTTTCATTCTGAGCAGCACCAAGTATTGGTAGTGGTTGAGCCGAACTTTGACGTGAACAGATGAGGACATAAGCACATGGATATCAGCAGAAGCTTCCAGCTCTTTAGTATCTACTCCATCATCAGTTTCATGGTCAGATTCTCCCAAGACATCCATTGTCTCTGGGACCTTGTAAATGTTCTTCAGATCCTGGTCAGTCTTTGATCTTTGGCAAACCCCATGTTCTCTGGAAAGGCTCTCATTCTTGGAGTGATTGCTAAAGCTGGCAGAAGGCTTGATTTTCAACTCAGAGGTGGCCAACTCCTGTCGTTTAGATATCTGCGCTTGTCCCCATCTCTTGGGAAGGCAGGCCCaaatggaaaggggaaaagggtCAATAAAGCTAAGGGCTCTGCCCTTTGAGCTTTCAGCCCCCTCAAAGTCCAGGGAAAGCTCAGTGAAATTCATAGACCACAGATCTTCAGAGGCAGAGGTTTTATGTAGTAGCTGGGGAAAGCCCGGCTGCTTCCGAGGCCTATCATCCACCTCATACGCATGGCGCAAGAAAAGGGTGTGGAGGAGGCTGAAGTTATCCTGAGACCTTGGGAACTTAGTGTAGCTGGAGTGGAAGAATTCTGAACTGGCAAATTTACGGAAGAGGCTCTGGAGGTCCTGACAGCTGCAGAA harbors:
- the UHRF1BP1 gene encoding UHRF1-binding protein 1 isoform X1; translation: MAGLIKKQILKHLSRFTKNLSPDKINLSTLKGQGQLTNLELDEEVLQNVLELPTWLAITRVYCNKASIRIQWTKLKTHPICLYLDKVEVEMRTCEEPRPPNGQSPIALAAGQSEYGFAEKVVEGMFIVVNSITIKIHSKAFHASFELWQLQGYSVNPNWQQSDLRLTRITDPQRGEVLTFKELTWQTLRIEADATDNGDQDPVTTPLRLITNQGRIQISLKRRTKDCNVVASKLMFLLDDLLWVLTDSQLKAMMKYAESLSEAMEKSAQQRKSLAPESVQITPPAPSTQQSWSQPFGVSPNASSIGQYFDKHDMKESSYHLLISHLDLHICDDSHTRESGALKHGMLGGAMQLTFKRMAFDYYPFHRAGDPCKHWVRYSEAMETRGQWAKKLVSEFQSKIEKLYEEMDPAFAKTPLSPFKRKPDTTLSPHKSPLEKGRVPPTSLPRLRHPPWNRLRSSCVVVRVDDLDVHQVSTAGQQSKKPSTLLSCSRKVFKLPDQVSAIHIEFTEYYFPDNQDFPVPCPNLYVQLNGLMLTLDTASVLWINLFCLDLYRSLEQFKAIYKLEDSGKRDEHVDVRLDGFRLKLNIPVEKKVTDHQDRPQTLCICTSEMTATNTRHAPFCSCQDLQSLFRKFASSEFFHSSYTKFPRSQDNFSLLHTLFLRHAYEVDDRPRKQPGFPQLLHKTSASEDLWSMNFTELSLDFEGAESSKGRALSFIDPFPLSIWACLPKRWGQAQISKRQELATSELKIKPSASFSNHSKNESLSREHGVCQRSKTDQDLKNIYKVPETMDVLGESDHETDDGVDTKELEASADIHVLMSSSVHVKVRLNHYQYLVLLRMKEVLQTLQEQLAQDTQEVTGSPLDPMSACVGVTFHSAEVALLMNPAPGSVLEPRSLNSDTTSLIDSELSPSDSKEGLAAEEKELQSETGLEKGACSASEVPEDSGIENTGTSVPLERFPRSASGGALSTAPPDKSVEEKGLIEEAHEAVEALVAERPAEASSHPQSPPALPSSPTSDTQPVGRGNIALNGQAELIPLKNIEVELSSALHITKDATKEALHVTMDLTKEAMSITKDALSLSREKMTSTMQKMLSLPPAKDSVPKVEEGAVTPSGGSSSRMRFFSMKRTASQHSFDTTSVDGSGPEDGLSVDSDGSDGFVMLTDSEPSLDPLPSGHLPQVHNHTGSRTSLMAEDEGGASPEINSSTSQSEDPSLQLVSVLVLKMNEVNCGIEARGDDLSLALQVMNVVPEQLNNVGMWQYLRGYLALGDPGIEKPSVPEASKTQPEVCLRVEVGPSAAVHSPLAVQNGFLHMLVHSYTAELFMSFLTNLGPFLEDEIIPEVIPMELEVVDAKITLKDDSPRVYPTSPGPVPITLAVDHVIVKRKDDGVFYVTAPQGEGSLKQEKPVSVLQEQKAPAECVLAAPAAGTRGLQLKEVLELQKELQTMKIALAEANMDKARLLQEIRKYNPLFQL
- the UHRF1BP1 gene encoding UHRF1-binding protein 1 isoform X2, which codes for MRTCEEPRPPNGQSPIALAAGQSEYGFAEKVVEGMFIVVNSITIKIHSKAFHASFELWQLQGYSVNPNWQQSDLRLTRITDPQRGEVLTFKELTWQTLRIEADATDNGDQDPVTTPLRLITNQGRIQISLKRRTKDCNVVASKLMFLLDDLLWVLTDSQLKAMMKYAESLSEAMEKSAQQRKSLAPESVQITPPAPSTQQSWSQPFGVSPNASSIGQYFDKHDMKESSYHLLISHLDLHICDDSHTRESGALKHGMLGGAMQLTFKRMAFDYYPFHRAGDPCKHWVRYSEAMETRGQWAKKLVSEFQSKIEKLYEEMDPAFAKTPLSPFKRKPDTTLSPHKSPLEKGRVPPTSLPRLRHPPWNRLRSSCVVVRVDDLDVHQVSTAGQQSKKPSTLLSCSRKVFKLPDQVSAIHIEFTEYYFPDNQDFPVPCPNLYVQLNGLMLTLDTASVLWINLFCLDLYRSLEQFKAIYKLEDSGKRDEHVDVRLDGFRLKLNIPVEKKVTDHQDRPQTLCICTSEMTATNTRHAPFCSCQDLQSLFRKFASSEFFHSSYTKFPRSQDNFSLLHTLFLRHAYEVDDRPRKQPGFPQLLHKTSASEDLWSMNFTELSLDFEGAESSKGRALSFIDPFPLSIWACLPKRWGQAQISKRQELATSELKIKPSASFSNHSKNESLSREHGVCQRSKTDQDLKNIYKVPETMDVLGESDHETDDGVDTKELEASADIHVLMSSSVHVKVRLNHYQYLVLLRMKEVLQTLQEQLAQDTQEVTGSPLDPMSACVGVTFHSAEVALLMNPAPGSVLEPRSLNSDTTSLIDSELSPSDSKEGLAAEEKELQSETGLEKGACSASEVPEDSGIENTGTSVPLERFPRSASGGALSTAPPDKSVEEKGLIEEAHEAVEALVAERPAEASSHPQSPPALPSSPTSDTQPVGRGNIALNGQAELIPLKNIEVELSSALHITKDATKEALHVTMDLTKEAMSITKDALSLSREKMTSTMQKMLSLPPAKDSVPKVEEGAVTPSGGSSSRMRFFSMKRTASQHSFDTTSVDGSGPEDGLSVDSDGSDGFVMLTDSEPSLDPLPSGHLPQVHNHTGSRTSLMAEDEGGASPEINSSTSQSEDPSLQLVSVLVLKMNEVNCGIEARGDDLSLALQVMNVVPEQLNNVGMWQYLRGYLALGDPGIEKPSVPEASKTQPEVCLRVEVGPSAAVHSPLAVQNGFLHMLVHSYTAELFMSFLTNLGPFLEDEIIPEVIPMELEVVDAKITLKDDSPRVYPTSPGPVPITLAVDHVIVKRKDDGVFYVTAPQGEGSLKQEKPVSVLQEQKAPAECVLAAPAAGTRGLQLKEVLELQKELQTMKIALAEANMDKARLLQEIRKYNPLFQL